In one Lolium rigidum isolate FL_2022 chromosome 3, APGP_CSIRO_Lrig_0.1, whole genome shotgun sequence genomic region, the following are encoded:
- the LOC124697606 gene encoding uncharacterized protein LOC124697606 has translation MSSALPPPPNYQEQEGDSREDKKRRLHQGGHARESTSRQPDEDLENMFSSLTIDNILSQGTSGDCCENRKRKSCQGSVGDSTNPSPDDILENMFSALAIQDSTFNSSVSSRPREKSSILLFRENNIFSGENSGRATTIECNDPDSRSLRSDKFIDRVNDRLLRHAGTGVKAFEVHFDLNSAHAQHLDKWVQFASKSDAKLVRLHLCKNGTPCSGHSVTTSRYYFPLHCFGDGQGSTLWKLSLTNCILRPSMHSSTVFSLKSLDLMCVTIVDSDIQNIFSCCPVLRYLRLGRCHDLVNIRISVETLTQLDIYNCNKLVSIEINSTSLAFFGYDGHEVHIKYASTPNMRTIVTKFRNKNCSLSEHLNGMKRIKSVTLTFLSPCEEHGFIMYAKKFSVLKLINLFILPSWNNVLAVAYLLEATPCLRRLHLEACSGQHHYVDNDQVSWPMGFLLRSSV, from the exons ATGAGCAGCGCGCTACCGCCGCCGCCAAATTACCAAGAGCAAGAAG GAGATTCTCGCGAGGACAAGAAGAGGAGATTACATCAAGGCGGCCACGCTCGAGAATCAACTAGCAGACAACCAGATGAAGATCTCGAAAACATGTTCTCCTCGTTAACGATTGACAACATCCTCTCTCAAGGAACTTCAG GAGATTGTTGCGAGAATAGGAAGAGAAAATCATGCCAAGGATCCGTTGGAGATTCAACTAACCCATCACCCGATGATATATTGGAAAACATGTTCTCAGCGCTTGCGATCCAAGATTCCACATTTAATAGTTCTGTTTCTAGTCGACCGAGGGAAAAGAGCTCTATTCTTCTATTCCGGGAGAACAATATTTTCTCCGGGGAAAATTCAGGTCGCGCCACTACCATTGAGTGCAATGATCCAGATTCTAGGAGTTTGAGATCAGACAAATTCATTGATAGAGTAAATGACCGGCTGCTGCGCCATGCCGGAACCGGGGTTAAAGCTTTTGAGGTTCATTTTGATCTGAACTCCGCCCATGCTCAACACCTTGACAAATGGGTCCAGTTTGCGTCAAAGTCAGATGCAAAACTTGTGAGACTTCACTTGTGTAAAAATGGAACACCTTGTTCTGGGCATTCTGTGACTACAAGTCGTTATTACTTCCCTTTGCATTGTTTCGGCGATGGACAAGGATCCACTTTGTGGAAGCTATCCCTGACGAACTGCATACTCCGACCATCGATGCATTCCAGTACCGTTTTCTCTCTCAAAAGCCTTGATCTAATGTGTGTCACAATAGTTGATTCTGATATCCAAAACATTTTCTCTTGCTGCCCTGTTCTCCGCTATTTGAGATTGGGAAGGTGCCATGACTTGGTTAATATAAGGATTTCCGTTGAAACACTCACACAATTGGATATATATAATTGCAACAAGTTGGTGAGTATTGAGATTAATTCCACCAGCCTAGCCTTCTTTGGCTATGATGGACATGAGGTGCACATCAAATATGCGAGTACACCCAATATGAGGACAATAGTAACAAAGTTCCGGAACAAAAATTGTTCTCTTTCGGAGCATTTAAACGGCATGAAAAGGATCAAGAGCGTCACCTTGACATTTCTTTCACCATGTGAG GAGCACGGTTTCATTATGTACGCGAAGAAATTCTCTGTATTAAAGTTGATCAACTTGTTTATTTTGCCATCTTGGAATAATGTTCTTGCAGTAGCTTATCTCCTTGAAGCAACTCCTTGTCTTAGAAGACTGCATCTAGAA GCATGCAGCGGACAACACCATTATGTGGACAACGACCAAGTTAGTTGGCCCATGGGTTTTCTCTTAAGAAGCTCCGTGTAA